In Xiphophorus couchianus chromosome 24, X_couchianus-1.0, whole genome shotgun sequence, a single genomic region encodes these proteins:
- the LOC114140203 gene encoding OX-2 membrane glycoprotein-like — MEFIPTVPILFFLLGICNKGLAVLIQTQQTVLAAVGEDAPLSCRLLETKDVQQVTWQKVLEKTERNIGSYSQYFGETVNPGFKDKVQFTEAGLQKNSIVIRNVTEQDAGCYLCLFNTYPDGALIAATCLEVYELHGPFINVSRSNSPPGSDVTCSATGRPVPMVTLTVLHQNLSFSHYNTSTETNTNGTVTVTTKVLLSDLSSTQVGCSVSVDSAAPRELLVTVPGLTETSDDGLAKQSRSYHLAPIWPLIAAVMPVMISLAFLLRIRYQRSHRNKKPSEDTTENQKMDISSASSKNLRQQTPEKQKLNSGLYSSP; from the exons ATGGAGTTCATACCGACtgttccaattttatttttcctgttggGAATCTGTAATAAAG GTTTAGCAGTTTTGATCCAAACCCAGCAGACGGTGTTGGCAGCAGTAGGAGAAGATGCTCCTCTCAGCTGTCGGCTCCTGGAAACTAAAGACGTCCAGCAGGTCACCTGGCAGAAAGTGTTGGAGAAAACAGAGAGGAATATTGGTTCCTACAGCCAGTATTTTGGTGAAACAGTGAATCCTGGATTTAAAGATAAAGTTCAGTTTACAGAAGCTGGACTGCAGAAGAACTCTATAGTTATCAGGAACGTTACAGAGCAGGATGCAGGATGTTATCTCTGTCTGTTCAACACCTACCCTGATGGAGCTCTGATAGCTGCAACCTGCCTGGAGGTTTATG AGCTGCATGGACCCTTCATTAACGTCAGCAGGTCAAACTCTCCTCCAGGGTCGGATGTGACCTGTTCAGCCACAGGTCGGCCTGTTCCCATGGTAACACTGACTGTTCTCCATCAGAACCTCAGCTTCTCCCACTACAACACCAGTACAGAGACCAACACTAACGGTACCGTCACCGTCACCACTAAAGTTCTGCTCTCAGATCTCAGCAGCACACAGGTTGGATGTTCAGTGTCAGTGGACTCTGCTGCTCCCAGAGAGCTGCTGGTCACCGTTCCTGGACTCACTGAGACGTCTGATGATG GGTTGGCTAAACAATCTCGGTCATATCACCTCGCCCCCA tATGGCCTTTGATTGCTGCAGTGATGCCAGTCATGATTTCTTTAGCTTTCCTGCTCAGAATAAGATATCAGAGAAG CCACAGGAATAAGAAACCTTCAGAGGACACCACAGAAAATCAGAA GATGGACATCTCATCAGCGTCGAGCAAAAACCTCAGACAACAaacacctgaaaaacaaaaactaaacagtgGGTTATACTCATCGCCATGA
- the LOC114140202 gene encoding OX-2 membrane glycoprotein-like, with protein MSRSAVPIFFFSLGILIKGAVAAIDTQQSVLAAVGDQASLSCQLSKTKDVLQITWQKVLPLGEKNLATYTKKFGYRVSSGLEEKMDFQYESLQSCSMVIRKVTEQDEGCYRCLFNSYSEGALIGWTCLRLYELHGPFIDVSRSNSPPGSVVTCSATGRPVPMVTLTVLHQNLSFSHYNTSRVSNTNGTVTVTTNVLLSALSSTQVGCSVSVDSAAPRELLVTVPGLTETSDDELQKQSSLHVDESQEFKDPIIPVILVVVAGIALTCVVIITLWRLKNVQNRDDENYKTPLRPEHGDRNITPFMKLTNEVKQRLSAKKSPENNDLKAFPSAAKRLF; from the exons ATGTCTCGCTCTGCGGTCCCGATTTTCTTTTTCTCGTTGGGAATCCTTATAAAAG GTGCAGTGGCTGCGATCGACACCCAGCAGTCCGTGTTGGCAGCAGTGGGAGACCAGGCCTCTCTGAGCTGCCAGCTCTCTAAAACTAAAGATGTCCTCCAGATCACCTGGCAGAAAGTTCTTCCCCTTGGAGAGAAGAACCTCGCCACTTACACCAAGAAGTTTGGTTATAGAGTGAGTTCTGGTCTGGAGGAGAAGATGGATTTTCAGTATGAATCTCTGCAGAGCTGCTCCATGGTGATCAGGAAGGTGACGGAGCAGGATGAAGGCTGCTACCGATGTTTGTTTAACTCTTATTCTGAAGGAGCGTTGATAGGCTGGACCTGCTTAAGACTCTACG AGCTGCATGGACCCTTCATTGACGTCAGCAGATCAAACTCTCCTCCAGGGTCGGTTGTGACCTGTTCAGCCACAGGTCGACCTGTTCCCATGGTAACACTGACTGTTCTCCATCAGAACCTCAGCTTCTCCCACTACAACACCAGCAGAGTGAGCAACACTAACGGTACCGTCACCGTCACCACTAACGTTCTGCTCTCAGCTCTCAGCAGCACACAGGTTGGATGTTCAGTGTCAGTGGACTCTGCTGCTCCCAGAGAGCTGCTGGTCACCGTTCCTGGACTCACAGAGACGTCTGATGATG AGCTACAGAAACAATCTAGTTTACATGTTGATGAGAGTCAGGAGTTTAAAGACCCGA TAATTCCCGTGATCCTTGTAGTTGTCGCTGGTATAGCTTTGACTTGTGTTGTAATCATCACCCTCTGGAGacttaaaaatgtccaaaacag AGACGATGAGAATTACAAAACACCATTAAGACCAGAACATGGAGACAG GAACATAACACCTTTTATGAAGCTGACGAATGAGGTTAAACAGAGACTTTCTGCCAAGAAAAGTCCAGAAAACAACGACCTCAAAGCATTTCCTTCTGCGGCAAAAAGACTGttttga
- the LOC114140197 gene encoding OX-2 membrane glycoprotein-like isoform X2 produces MFPRVITSCFLITTILQTGWSALIETKETVWAAVGDQASLSCRLTEDKDVLQITWQKVLPLGEKNLATYTKKFGYRVSSGLEEKMDFQYESLQSCSMVIRKVTEQDEGCYRCLFNTYPKGALISWTCLKLCELHGPFIDVSRSNSPPGSVVTCSATGRPVPMVTLTVLHQNLSFSHYNTSRVSNTNGTVTFTTTALLSALNTTQVGCSVSVQTTALRELLVTVPGLTETSGDGLDVEPGSSSVIVGLSVAAALLFVVCVAAFISVLLRKWAEKRENENALDNLAKDLFSSCMDTEEMKDATGQTRTNIRESEDASDMDSLVVEPPVIPMKVTEIVCPLPHPTRRSNKDQPSSEEPREKSDFENVNHKKTN; encoded by the exons atgtttcctcGTGTTATAACCAGCTGCTTTTTAATCACCACCATCCTTCAAACCG GTTGGTCAGCTCTAATAGAAACAAAGGAGACTGTTTGGGCAGCAGTGGGAGACCAGGCCTCTCTGAGCTGTCGGCTCACTGAGGATAAAGATGTCCTCCAGATCACCTGGCAGAAAGTTCTTCCCCTTGGAGAGAAGAACCTCGCCACTTACACCAAGAAGTTTGGTTATAGAGTGAGTTCTGGTCTGGAGGAGAAGATGGATTTTCAGTATGAATCTCTGCAGAGCTGCTCCATGGTGATCAGGAAGGTGACGGAGCAGGATGAAGGCTGCTACCGATGTTTGTTTAACACCTATCCTAAAGGAGCGTTGATAAGCTGGACCTGCTTAAAACTCTGTG AGCTGCATGGACCCTTCATTGACGTCAGCAGATCAAACTCTCCTCCAGGGTCGGTTGTGACCTGTTCAGCCACAGGTCGACCTGTTCCCATGGTAACACTGACTGTTCTCCATCAGAACCTCAGCTTCTCCCACTACAACACCAGCAGAGTGAGCAACACCAACGGTACCGTCACCTTCACCACTACAGCCCTGCTGTCAGCTCTCAATACCACACAGGTTGGATGTTCAGTATCAGTGCAAACTACTGCTCTCAGAGAGCTGCTGGTCACTGTTCCTGGACTCACAGAGACGTCTGGAGATG GTTTGGATGTAGAACCTGGTTCAAGTTCCGTTATTGTTG GATTGTCTGTGGCGGCTGCGTTGTTGTTTGTGGTCTGTGTTGCTGCTTTCATCTCTGTGCTGCTCAGAAAATGGGCAGAGAAAAG GGAGAACGAAAATGCATTGGACAATTTGGC AAAAGACTTGTTTAGCAGCTGCATGGATACAGAAGAGATGAAGGATGCTACAGGACAGACAAGGACCAACATCAG GGAAAGTGAAGATGCATCAGATATGGACTCTCT TGTTGTGGAACCTCCTGTGATTCCCATGAAAGTGACAGAGATCGTATGTCCTCTACCACATCCAACACGCCGCTCCAACAAAGACCAGCCGTCATCAGAAGAGccaagagaaaaatctgactttgaaaatgttaaccATAAAAAAACTAACTGA
- the LOC114140197 gene encoding OX-2 membrane glycoprotein-like isoform X1, with protein sequence MFPRVITSCFLITTILQTGWSALIETKETVWAAVGDQASLSCRLTEDKDVLQITWQKVLPLGEKNLATYTKKFGYRVSSGLEEKMDFQYESLQSCSMVIRKVTEQDEGCYRCLFNTYPKGALISWTCLKLCELHGPFIDVSRSNSPPGSVVTCSATGRPVPMVTLTVLHQNLSFSHYNTSRVSNTNGTVTFTTTALLSALNTTQVGCSVSVQTTALRELLVTVPGLTETSGDAGLDVEPGSSSVIVGLSVAAALLFVVCVAAFISVLLRKWAEKRENENALDNLAKDLFSSCMDTEEMKDATGQTRTNIRESEDASDMDSLVVEPPVIPMKVTEIVCPLPHPTRRSNKDQPSSEEPREKSDFENVNHKKTN encoded by the exons atgtttcctcGTGTTATAACCAGCTGCTTTTTAATCACCACCATCCTTCAAACCG GTTGGTCAGCTCTAATAGAAACAAAGGAGACTGTTTGGGCAGCAGTGGGAGACCAGGCCTCTCTGAGCTGTCGGCTCACTGAGGATAAAGATGTCCTCCAGATCACCTGGCAGAAAGTTCTTCCCCTTGGAGAGAAGAACCTCGCCACTTACACCAAGAAGTTTGGTTATAGAGTGAGTTCTGGTCTGGAGGAGAAGATGGATTTTCAGTATGAATCTCTGCAGAGCTGCTCCATGGTGATCAGGAAGGTGACGGAGCAGGATGAAGGCTGCTACCGATGTTTGTTTAACACCTATCCTAAAGGAGCGTTGATAAGCTGGACCTGCTTAAAACTCTGTG AGCTGCATGGACCCTTCATTGACGTCAGCAGATCAAACTCTCCTCCAGGGTCGGTTGTGACCTGTTCAGCCACAGGTCGACCTGTTCCCATGGTAACACTGACTGTTCTCCATCAGAACCTCAGCTTCTCCCACTACAACACCAGCAGAGTGAGCAACACCAACGGTACCGTCACCTTCACCACTACAGCCCTGCTGTCAGCTCTCAATACCACACAGGTTGGATGTTCAGTATCAGTGCAAACTACTGCTCTCAGAGAGCTGCTGGTCACTGTTCCTGGACTCACAGAGACGTCTGGAGATG CAGGTTTGGATGTAGAACCTGGTTCAAGTTCCGTTATTGTTG GATTGTCTGTGGCGGCTGCGTTGTTGTTTGTGGTCTGTGTTGCTGCTTTCATCTCTGTGCTGCTCAGAAAATGGGCAGAGAAAAG GGAGAACGAAAATGCATTGGACAATTTGGC AAAAGACTTGTTTAGCAGCTGCATGGATACAGAAGAGATGAAGGATGCTACAGGACAGACAAGGACCAACATCAG GGAAAGTGAAGATGCATCAGATATGGACTCTCT TGTTGTGGAACCTCCTGTGATTCCCATGAAAGTGACAGAGATCGTATGTCCTCTACCACATCCAACACGCCGCTCCAACAAAGACCAGCCGTCATCAGAAGAGccaagagaaaaatctgactttgaaaatgttaaccATAAAAAAACTAACTGA
- the LOC114140201 gene encoding OX-2 membrane glycoprotein-like encodes MQHSAIVICVFISSLLHTGQFALIETKETVWAAVGDQASLSCQLSKTKDVLQITWQKVLPVGEKNLATYTKKFGYRVSSGLEEKMDFQYESLQSCSMVIRKVTEQDEGCYRCLFNSYSEGALIGWTCLRLYELHGPFIDVSRSNSPPGSVVTCSATGRPVPMVTLTVFHQNLSFSLYNTSRVNNTNGTITSTTTALLSALSSTQVGCSVSVDSAAPRELLVTVPGLTETSDSLDEDFESDDKDKGRLVAVAMGLLVILCGAFGCLTMLLKKTHQNRRKKNPTEQTRNNQSEEFPIPEKDKKLPASLINRQSSKQQSPTTPTTPDIESCSPEGMKLHQKLTAKKSE; translated from the exons ATGCAACACTCTGCAATCGTCATCTGCGTTTTTATTAGCAGCTTACTTCACACAG GTCAGTTTGCTCTAATAGAAACAAAGGAGACTGTTTGGGCAGCAGTGGGAGACCAGGCCTCTCTGAGCTGCCAGCTCTCTAAAACTAAAGATGTCCTCCAGATCACCTGGCAGAAAGTTCTTCCCGTTGGAGAGAAGAACCTCGCCACTTACACCAAGAAGTTTGGTTATAGAGTGAGTTCTGGTCTGGAGGAGAAGATGGATTTTCAGTATGAATCTCTGCAGAGCTGCTCCATGGTGATCAGGAAGGTGACGGAGCAGGATGAAGGCTGCTACCGATGTTTGTTTAACTCTTATTCTGAAGGAGCGTTGATAGGCTGGACCTGCTTAAGACTCTACG AGCTGCATGGACCCTTCATTGACGTCAGCAGATCAAACTCTCCTCCAGGGTCGGTTGTGACCTGTTCAGCCACAGGTCGACCTGTTCCCATGGTAACACTGACTGTTTTCCATCAGAACCTCAGCTTTTCCCTGTACAACACCAGCAGAGTGAACAACACCAACGGTACCATCACTTCCACCACTACAGCTCTGCTCTCAGCTCTCAGCAGCACACAGGTTGGATGTTCAGTGTCAGTGGACTCTGCTGCTCCCAGAGAGCTGCTGGTCACCGTTCCTGGACTCACAGAGACGTCTGATA GTTTGGATGAAGACTTTGAATCTGATGACAAGGACAAAG GACGACTTGTCGCTGTTGCAATGGGATTACTTGTGATTCTCTGTGGAGCTTTTGGTTGTTTAACcatgttgttaaaaaaaacgcATCAGAACAG gaggaagaaaaaccCCACAGAACAAACTAGAAATAATCA gtCTGAAGAGTTTCCGATACCTGAAAAGGACAAGAAATTACCAGCTTCATTGATTAACAGACAGAGTAGCAAGCAGCAATCACCAACAACTCCAACAACACCTGATATAGAAAGCTGTTCACCTGAGGGTATGAAGCTACATCAAAAACTAACCGCCAAGAAATCTGAGTAA
- the LOC114140198 gene encoding OX-2 membrane glycoprotein-like codes for MCEPVLPLCLLLWILQATQAAKVTVPARVDAVAGDPAHLRCNITMEADESVHQVRWHDPHSNMILAYLPTSPVRIVHQDANLKVTVARKDSSYITIKKVRPDDEGCFHCFFDVYPSGKQQGTTCITITGGRVHLEGNKTAIRGLPVTLSCSYTLVKRVAQALWRKTTEQGDTVTVASYAKLGSYLGKEFKGRVSLSPTLGETRLTIEEVKMEDEACYTCEFHTYPDGTRNAVACLHVYVLPNPQVSFSTSPSGVTEVNCTAKSRPPSTILWDISNNAVTLGPPVLSAYSQGDGTTIVTSTLRFQSALRTVKCIVQHQGLEKALALDVKADDYDILPVGVSSPNVVLISVCLAATVVILGLCVFFCKRFVCI; via the exons ATGTGTGAACCGGTCCTCCCCCTGTGTCTGCTGCTGTGGATCCTGCAAGCAACACAAG CTGCTAAGGTCACAGTTCCCGCCAGAGTGGATGCAGTGGCGGGTGATCCCGCCCACCTTCGCTGCAACATCACTATGGAGGCGGATGAAAGCGTGCACCAGGTGCGCTGGCACGACCCTCACTCCAACATGATCCTGGCGTATTTGCCGACCTCGCCGGTCCGCATCGTCCACCAAGACGCCAACCTCAAGGTGACGGTGGCGCGCAAGGACTCCAGCTACATCACCATCAAGAAGGTGCGGCCGGATGACGAGGGCTGCTTCCACTGCTTTTTCGACGTGTACCCCTCTGGGAAGCAGCAAGGCACCACCTGTATCACCATCACCG GAGGCAGAGTCCACCTGGAGGGGAACAAGACGGCCATACGCGGGCTGCCCGTCACCCTGTCCTGCTCGTACACCCTCGTCAAACGGGTCGCCCAGGCTCTGTGGAGGAAGACGACAGAGCAGGGTGACACCGTCACAGTTGCCTCATACGCCAAGTTGGGCTCTTACCTGGGGAAGGAGTTCAAAGGTCGGGTCAGCCTGAGCCCCACCCTGGGGGAGACCAGACTGACCATCGAGGAGGTCAAAATGGAGGACGAGGCGTGCTACACCTGCGAGTTCCACACCTACCCGGACGGAACCAGGAACGCCGTCGCCTGCCTCCACGTCTACG TCTTACCCAACCCTCAGGTGAGCTTCTCGACGTCGCCCTCGGGAGTCACGGAGGTAAACTGCACCGCCAAGTCGAGGCCTCCGTCCACCATCCTGTGGGACATTAGCAACAATGCCGTCACCCTGGGTCCACCGGTGTTGTCGGCGTACAGTCAGGGCGACGGCACCACGATAGTGACGAGCACGCTGCGCTTCCAGTCCGCGCTCAGAACCGTGAAATGCATCGTGCAGCACCAGGGTTTAGAGAAAGCCCTCGCACTGGACGTCAAAGCAGACG attaTGATATTTTGCCTGTTGGAGTGAGTTCCCCCAACGTTGTCCTCATCTCTGTGTGTCTGGCTGCAACTGTCGTCATCCtgggtctgtgtgtgtttttctgcaagCGCTTCGTATGTATTTGA